Proteins encoded by one window of Cloeon dipterum chromosome 2, ieCloDipt1.1, whole genome shotgun sequence:
- the rod gene encoding kinetochore-associated protein 1 has protein sequence MSEEVNADFNSDDETKHFGKRQVAEISGGVFECHSLASFGIDSEDGDILFQVNSVAGPLSTAIAINSKIYIINFANETSVETLGLDENVDCVGCTEDGKYLIAALTNGFLLIYEIASATQIFSETIDVAVNKLKTFCSICCSKDECNRVLVVTTNGTIVNITISEHATVDVKIVQTNEMDNVSCASLIASPSGNLNIALGGSKVVLYSTDSFEDISTFPIIDENMSIKSLCFCPDSDCLLALFRNGCISMMCPQTLISFNVLEISGLVHELTLISSTETSSEKILVLSSLEKSSSITMIETNGFREVYSFSVGQGVHLVDHSGLSDDVMFLERDAREEHKKQLLLRTIAKSRPDFHMNRLLRQTKFSEALTFASKYKLDLQLVHKAEVTHLVNNVVKDDTFPKLMNALKKIDDAPFVAECCLRAKMNSHSDTMELLQFALEKISNLDCSLDLQKQLYQAARRLETFCLLADDQQNWLDFYDGNLLGILIGFLTQGNSVHAGILWRQNEQELLQCLTSETIPDVLNVISTKTDLALAIAWFEVFVPSVLQHMPQILHAVAKILCKRVSLCAYKPSKNWPSEALKFCQKAIAVVEPKSFYEPSGWLKEWQNQRSLPESPTKELYIMHKALSDLSLFKEKLAVTMNLEEYAQLSTIEGIHTLLKKIHSNKFPELFSNFKTLIPNSNVDPEEVISTFVEMHVYAGSKIFDSAIWEEKIIALIEFLTSQEKTASCVERVLQECPVPWSKTINAFAVHAENLSMEMGAVVKKQRHLAGIKVVLDKYDLLPLLDEGEHSLDIIYAFRAIFFHQQPSMLEDAFVISTIRSGSRLDVHTFYIVHLLDYFKMGEATKYLESLCCEEREPVCEMMMCKVESYIFFEMVDEAVDIAAFLTIVEDCLKDLWKSKMGKIQLQVEVRELHKRIESLQNRIRALTKINVASTREAFHENSKGDEIAIMESWKRACAVGKLAEQSSSEIALMFAKNNWSLKSVKFLEAILTDSLQDPITIKEVDMVLDLVENIPATNLEIIELTQLIVGRSTLLCPTGCITTLLEKATKLSNMADLMKHSSLETTLEEFGLGEMMSTKDPFVSWSFSPVFDDSPVNVKSSSETLNIIQRADSQLASGNPENTERVFSHLEKLQVDRCDLLAFCLICKYLCKNSKDPEIANVLKNSKKSLIQSLLSKVLQDRKADLTLALELLLTFDLPDALNWLETSIARVRNDCNHLFRIAQLGIDYSSILQNREHIPKLANLLMLSCWGKKLKKLGLSPRGIMSQHFTDQENTLMKIMLQKPYEPLSTLAKFCKDFGLEVNVEIIRLVESMILNWKPNLELKKSQCGQEQLVVMKDKEFEKRVIRLVRQLHPKYFKVFGDKVDNIWDKLNPYHYEMFGCLLTLKKCIIGPQFSSIQSDILTFLEPYKRSVTPRGAEIDRWLSANPDETVLPELANYRLPFPSFMNDVLNIIKSEVTLNNYMIWLKAPTALNLDADEICISAIKNSITDEVRLGDLSEWNLRSSEKLVEEVSECAGHMKDLPAAAAILDYACKRIPLGQDRISLMDLCHQKLLAAEEERGPDASVNLEHKVSSKLTLYCVVHALHAYNLAQQQYLELASRPEELIEALYRDASIIERVCGGVGSYPDIHSAVGNIAHITSLDIVQIRFNILSNLLFSESSYTDSLDESFVDITKAWQQYNKESVSNTLESNTNLLKAQYMLEAGDRMSNLDFLISIINNDNIPCSNSVRLKAWRLLLGLAPLSTISEGTAMPETDIDEHMRILYFLSELEMIQGQVGISVTHFKGTDKKAFVDGLWHNHSSNPRALMLISRVAVSYEILNSSLWQNLLTKMIHLKMEKELLELMPKMNSFVNLFHLQPFIRAWNFSIAAPFSKADSPMTPEQFNLCKQNLILLQKCPISCHIDIQNIFNLSLTKQRPELAAVLIPYLPPQQSKRLIQEILKSVDLAELEIRLAKLEDDMMGFPVLRVRSMIKPTANEN, from the exons GAGGATGGGAAATACTTGATTGCTGCCCTGACAAACGGATTTCTGTTAATATATGAGATAGCATCAGCGACGCAGATATTTTCAGA aaCCATTGACGTTGCAGTCAATAAACTGAAAACATTCTGCTCGATTTGTTGCTCCAAGGATGAATGCAACCGAGTTTTGGTGGTCACAACCAATGGGACCATTGTTAA CATCACAATTTCAGAACATGCAACTGTTGAtgttaaaattgtgcaaaCCAATGAGATGGACAATGTCTCCTGTGCCTCCTTGATTGCTTCCCCCTCTGGAAATCTCAACATAGCTCTTGGCGGCTCCAAAGTTGTCCTTTACTCGACTGACTCTTTTGAAGATATCTCCACATTCCCTATAATTGATGAAAACATGTCCATCAAAAGTTTATGCTTCTGTCCTGACTCGGA CTGCTTATTAGCGCTATTCCGAAACGGTTGCATATCAATGATGTGTCCTCAAACATTGATTTCCTTCAACGTGCTAGAAATATCTGGTTTGGTCCACGAACTTACTCTAATCTCAAGCACTGAGACCAGCTCTGAGAAAATTCTTGTGCTGTCAAGTTTGGAAAAGTCATCATCAATAACTATGATTGAAACAAATG GATTCAGAGAGGTATACTCATTTAGCGTTGGCCAAGGAGTGCATCTTGTAGATCACAGCGGTCTCTCTGATGATGTGATGTTTTTGGAAAGAGACGCCAGAGAAGAGCATAAAAAACAGTTATTGCTGAGGACCATAGCAAAAAGTCGGCCAGATTTCCA TATGAATAGACTTCTTCGTCAGACAAAGTTTTCTGAAGCACTCACTTTTGCATCGAAGTACAAGCTTGACTTGCAGCTTGTGCACAAGGCAGAGGTCACTCATCTCGTCAATAATGTGGTGAAAGATGACACGTTTCCTAAGTTAATGAATGCCCTGAAGAAGATAGATGATGCTCCTTTTGTTGCTGAATGTTGCCTCAGAGCGAAAATGAACTCCCATTCTGACACCATGGAGTTGTTACAATTTGCTCTTGAGAAAATCTCTAATTTGGACTGCAGCCTTGATTTGCAGAAGCAACTCTATCAAGCTGCAAGAAGGCTTGAGACATTCTGTCTACTCGCTGATGACCAGcaaaattggctggacttctaCGATGGGAACTTACTGGGAATTCTGATAGGTTTCTTAACTCAG GGCAACAGCGTTCACGCTGGAATATTGTGGCGTCAGAATGAGCAAGAGCTTTTGCAGTGCCTCACATCAGAAACCATTCCAGATGTTCTTAACGTCATTTCCACCAAAACTGACTTGGCACTTGCTATTGCCTGGTTTGAAGTCTTTGTCCCTAGCGTGCTACAGCACATGCCGCAAATTCTACATgctgttgcaaaaattttgtgcaaaagaGTTAG TTTGTGTGCATACAAACCCTCTAAAAATTGGCCCTCTGAAGCTCTGAAGTTCTGCCAAAAGGCAATTGCTGTGGTTGAGCCAAAGAGTTTCTACGAGCCTTCTGGATGGCTTAAAGAGTGGCAGAATCAGCGTTCTTTGCCTGAGTCGCCAACTAAAGAGCTTTACATCATGCACAAGGCTCTCTCAGATTTAAGTTTGTTCAAGGAAAAATTAGCAGTCACAATGAATTTGGAAGAATACGCTCAA CTTTCAACCATCGAAGGCATCCACACACTGCTGAAGAAAATAcactcaaataaatttccagaaCTCTTTAGCAACTTTAAGACACTGATTCCTAATAGTAATGTTGATCCTGAGGAAGTCATATCTACATTTGTAGAa ATGCATGTCTACGCTGGCTCCAAAATATTTGACTCAGCTATCtgggaggaaaaaataatagcttTGATTGAGTTCCTCACAAGCCAAGAG AAAACTGCAAGCTGTGTTGAGAGAGTGCTGCAAGAATGTCCTGTACCTTGGAGCAAGACCATCAACGCCTTTGCTGTTCACGCTGAAAACCTTTCTATGGAGATGGGTGCTGTAGTGAAGAAACAAAGACATTTGGCTGGCATCAAAGTAGTTCTGGACAAATATGACTTGCTTCCATTGCTGGACGAGGGAGAGCATTCCCTGgat ATCATCTATGCTTTCCGAGCAATTTTCTTCCATCAGCAACCTAGCATGCTCGAGGATGCGTTTGTAATTTCCACCATTAGATCAGGCTCTCGATTAGATGTTCACACCTTCTACATTGTCCATCTCCTGGATTACTT caaAATGGGAGAAGCAACAAAGTATTTGGAATCGCTCTGTTGTGAGGAAAGAGAGCCTGTTTGCGAAATGATGATGTGCAAAGTAGAGtcctacatttttttt GAAATGGTGGATGAAGCAGTGGATATTGCGGCCTTTCTGACAATTGTGGAAGATTGTTTAAAAGATTTGTGGAAGagtaaaatgggcaaaattcaACTTCAAGTTGAAGTTCGTGAACTTCACAAAAGGATCGAATCGCTGCAAAACCGTATACGTGCTCTA ACCAAAATCAACGTCGCATCAACCAGGGAGGCATTCCATGAAAATTCCAAGG GAGATGAAATTGCTATCATGGAATCATGGAAGCGTGCTTGTGCTGTAGGAAAGCTAGCAGAGCAATCAAGCTCTGAAATAGCTTTGATGTTTGCTAAAAACAACTGGTCTCTTAAGagtgtgaaatttttagaagccATTCTCAC GGATTCCTTGCAAGATCCGATTACCATTAAGGAGGTAGACATGGTCCTTGATTTAGTTGAAAACATTCCTGCCACAAACCTGGAAATCATTGAACTAACCCAACTGATCGTTGGGCGCTCAACGCTCCTTTGTCCAACTG gttGTATCACAACTCTGCTGGAAAAAGCAACCAAACTTTCAAATATGGCAGATCTAATGAAACATAGCAGCTTGGAAACTACTCTTGAAGAATTTGGTTTAGGAGAAATGATGTCAACCAAGGACCCATTTGTTTCTTGGTCGTTTTCTCCAGTGTTTGATGACTCTCCAGTGAATGTGAAATCTAGCTCCGAAACTCTCAACATCATTCAAAGAGCAGATAGTCAA CTCGCCAGTGGAAATCCAGAGAACACTGAGAGGGTTTTTTCACATTTAGAGAAACTTCAAGTTGATCGTTGCGACCTCTTGGCATTCTGCCTCATCTGCAAGTACCTTTGCAAGAATTCTAAGGACCCAGAAATT GCAAACGTGCTCaaaaattcgaagaaatcCCTCATTCAATCTCTTTTGAGCAAAGTTTTACAAGATCGTAAGGCTGACTTAACTCTGGCTTTGGAGTTACTCCTAACTTTTGATCTTCCTGATGCTCTCAACTGGTTGGAGACTTCGATCGCAAG AGTCAGGAATGACTGCAACCACCTGTTCCGCATCGCTCAACTTGGAATTGATTACTCCTCAATCCTTCAGAACCGAGAACACATTCCCAAGCTTGCTAACTTACTCATGCTGTCTTGCTgggggaaaaaattgaaaaagttggGACTTTCACCAAGgg GAATTATGAGTCAACATTTCACTGATCAGGAAAACACCttgatgaaaataatgctTCAAAAGCCATATGAACCACTTTCAACTTTGGCCAAGTTTTGCAAAGACTTTGGCCTCGAGGTGAATGTCGAGATCATCAGGTTGGTTGAGTCAATGATTCTCAACTGGAAGCCCAACTTGGAACTCAAGAAATCCCAATGTGGACAAGAAc agttAGTAGTTATGAAAGATAAAGAGTTTGAGAAAAGAGTCATTCGGCTGGTTCGACAACTGCATCCCAAGTATTTCAAAGTGTTTGGGGACAAAGTGGACAACATTTGGGACAAA CTGAATCCCTACCATTATGAAATGTTTGGGTGTCTGCTGACCTTGAAGAAGTGCATCATTGGTCCTCAATTTTCAAGCATCCAGTCAGATATTCTCACCTTCCTTGAGCCTTACAAACGTTCTGT caCACCTAGAGGAGCTGAAATTGACAGATGGTTGAGCGCCAATCCAGATGAAACTGTTCTTCCTGAATTAGCCAACTATCGCCTTCCCTTCCCTTCATTCATGAATGATGTTCTGAATATCATCA AGTCTGAAGTTACCTTAAACAACTACATGATTTGGCTGAAGGCACCAACCGCTCTCAACCTTGATGCTGATGAGATCTGCATTTCGGCCATAAAGAACTCG ATTACAGATGAAGTACGTCTCGGTGACTTGTCTGAGTGGAACTTAAGATCAAGCGAAAAGTTAGTTGAAGAAGTCAGTGAATGTGCTGGCCACATGAAGGATTTACCAGCTGCAGCTGCGATTTTGGACTACGCCTGCAAGAGAATCCCTTTGGGTCAGGACAGAATTTCGCTAATGGACCTTTGCCATCAAAAGCTGCTTGCTGCAGAAGAAGAAAGGGGGCCAGATGCATCAGTCAACTTGGAACAcaag GTTTCAAGCAAGCTGACATTATACTGTGTGGTTCACGCTTTGCATGCATACAACTTAGCTCAGCAGCAGTATCTAGAGCTGGCCAGTCGACCTGAAGAGTTGATCGAAGCCCTGTATAGAGACGCCTCTATCATTGAAAGGGTGTGTGGAGGTGTTGGGAGCTATCCAG ATATTCACAGTGCTGTTGGAAATATTGCGCACATCACTTCCCTGGACATTGTGCAAATTCGATTTAACATTTTGAGCAACCTCTTGTTTTCTGAATCATCCTACACTGACTCTCTTGATGAGTCGTTTGTTGATATTACGAAAGCCTGGCAGCAGTACAACAAAGAATCTGTTTCCAATACTCTGGAGTCTAACACCAATTTACTGAA AGCTCAATACATGTTGGAAGCTGGTGATCGGATGTCTAATTTGGACTTTTTGATCAGTATAATAAACAATGACAATATACCGTGCAGCAACAGCGTTCGCTTGAAAGCATGGCGCCTTCTGCTTGGATTGGCTCCGCTAAGTACCATTTCAGAAGGTACTGCCATGCCTGAAACAGACATTGA CGAACATATGAGGATCCTCTACTTCTTGAGCGAACTTGAGATGATACAAGGCCAAGTTGGAATCTCAGTCACTCATTTCAAAGGCACAGACAAAAAGGCCTTTGTAGATGGCTTGTGGCACAACCATTCGTCTAATCCCAGAGCACTGATGTTGATATCAAGAGTTGCAGTCTCTTATGAAATACTCAACAGTAGCCTCTGGCAGAACCTGCTCACTAAAATGATCCACTtgaaaatg GAGAAAGAGCTGTTGGAGTTGATGCCAAAGATGAATTCATTTGTAAACTTGTTCCACCTACAGCCCTTCATTAGGGCTTGGAATTTCTCAATCGCAGCGCCTTTTTCCAAAG CTGATTCTCCAATGACTCCTGAGCAGTTCAACTTGTGCAAGCAAAACTTGATTCTTCTGCAAAAGTGTCCTATCTCATGCCACATTgacatacaaaatattttcaacctcAGTCTCACAAAACAAAGACCAGAATTGGCCGCAGTGCTGATACCTTACCTGCCTCCGCAGCAATCAAAGAGGCTGATTCAG gaAATTCTCAAGTCTGTAGACCTTGCGGAGTTGGAAATACGGCTGGCCAAACTTGAGGATGACATGATGGGCTTTCCTGTACTAAGA GTGAGAAGTATGATCAAACCAACAGCAAATGAGAACTAA